CTGGCCGCGTCGCCGTACGCGTTCGTGGAGACGTTCGCCGAGTTTGCCGAGGCAGCGGACAAGCTTGGTTGGCCGGTCGTCATCAAGCCGGTCATGTCGTCCTCCGGCAAGGGCCAGTCGCTCGTCCGCACCGCCGCCGACCTCGGGGCTGCGTGGGAGTTCGCGCAGACCGGCGGCAGGGGATCGCAGACCACCCGCTGCATCGTCGAGGGCTTCATCGACTTCGACACCGAGATCACGCTGCTGACCGTTCGCCACGTCGACGGGACGCTCTTCCTCGACCCGGTGTTCCACCGCCAGGTCGACGGTGACTACGCCGAGTCGTGGCAGGAGTCAGCAGGCACGGAGTGGCCGTGGCTGCCGGCGGCGCAGGAGTGCGCGCGTGCGGTCACCGATGCCCTCGGCGGGTGGGGCCTGTTCGGCGTCGAGCTCTTCATCCGCGGCGACGAGGTGATCTTCTCCGAGGTCTCGCCGCGTCCGCACGACACCGGCCTCGTGACGCTGGTCAGCCAGGACATCAGCGAGTTCGGGCTGCATGCGCGCGCTGTCCTCGGGTTGCCGGTCGCTGTCACGCGGTGGCCGGGCGGTGCCGCCAGCTGGCCGGTCAAGGTGCACGGCTCGGGCGTGCCCTCGTTCGCCGGCGTGCCCGCGGCGTACGAGGTGGATCCGAGCGTCCAGGTGCGGCTCTTCGGCAAGCCGCGCGTCGACGGTGAGCGGCGCGTTGCGGTGACGATGGCGCGTGGTGCCGACGCCGATGCCGCCCGCGCACTCGCGAAGGCCGCCGCCGACGCGATCACGGTCGCCCTCGCCTGATCCCCGACCGTCAGGGTCAGGGCATGGATGGAGCCGTGTTCGTGGCCCGTCAGAACTTCTGCTGGATCAGTCCGGTGTCGACGTAGTACATGAAGCCACCGACCTTCGTGGTCTTCGGGATCAGCGGGTGCGACCGGACCTTCTGGACGTCCTCCTGGAGCGCGGCGATCTGGTCTGCGACCACGTGGAAGGGCTGCCAGGATGCGTCGACCCCCGCGGACTTGCCGACCTTGACCCGCAGGTCCTGCTCGGTGAACTTGGCCATCGCGCAGCTCGTGTGCGGGATGATCAAGATCCGGTCGACCTCGAGCAGGTGGGTGGCAAGCACGAGGGCCTCGAGAGCGGGGTCGTAGACGCGGCCCCCGGGGTTGCGGAAGATCTTGGCATCGCCCGGCTCGAGGCCCAGCATGCGCAGCGGGTCGATGCGCGAGTCCATGCACGTCACGATGGCCACCCCGGCGTGCGCGATGCCATCGAAACCGGCAAGCGCGAAGTCGGCGGAGTACTCCTTGTTGGCAGCGAGAAGATCGTCGAAGTCACCCATGGGACGAAAGGTAGCGGAGCGTGGATTTCGGCCGCATTGCGTCGCCCGCACATTG
This genomic interval from Nocardioides cavernaquae contains the following:
- the purT gene encoding formate-dependent phosphoribosylglycinamide formyltransferase, with protein sequence MTTLGTPLSPAATKALLLGSGELGKEVVIELQRLGVETIAVDRYADAPAMQVAHRSHVIDMQDPVALRALLESEAPDLVIPEIEAIATEVLADFEDRLRVVPTARATVLTMNREGIRRLAAEELGLAASPYAFVETFAEFAEAADKLGWPVVIKPVMSSSGKGQSLVRTAADLGAAWEFAQTGGRGSQTTRCIVEGFIDFDTEITLLTVRHVDGTLFLDPVFHRQVDGDYAESWQESAGTEWPWLPAAQECARAVTDALGGWGLFGVELFIRGDEVIFSEVSPRPHDTGLVTLVSQDISEFGLHARAVLGLPVAVTRWPGGAASWPVKVHGSGVPSFAGVPAAYEVDPSVQVRLFGKPRVDGERRVAVTMARGADADAARALAKAAADAITVALA
- a CDS encoding beta-class carbonic anhydrase; the encoded protein is MGDFDDLLAANKEYSADFALAGFDGIAHAGVAIVTCMDSRIDPLRMLGLEPGDAKIFRNPGGRVYDPALEALVLATHLLEVDRILIIPHTSCAMAKFTEQDLRVKVGKSAGVDASWQPFHVVADQIAALQEDVQKVRSHPLIPKTTKVGGFMYYVDTGLIQQKF